The bacterium genome includes the window GTTGGTGGTGGGATGGTTCAAGTTACGGCTAATGGACAAAAAGAAATCATCAGTATTACCATAGAAAAAGCCATAATTAATCCTCAAGAAAAGCAGATGTTAGAGGATTTAGTTTGTGCCGGGGTAAATGAGGCACTTTCAAAGGCACAAGATTTAGCCGTAGAACAAATGATGAAAACGACTGGTGGGATGAACATCTTTGGATTATTAAAAGGGTTGGTTTGAAAAAATGTATTTAACCCCTTCTATGACCAAATTAATAGAAGAATTATCTAAATTACCTACAATTGGGCCAAAAACTGCCTCCCGATTAGCATTTTATATCTTGAAAACATCACCCGAAGAGACAAAAAGATTAGCCAGAGCAATCCTTGAGGTAAAAGAAAAGGTTAAAAATTGCTCGATTTGCTATAACATCACAGAACAAGACCCTTGTGATATTTGTCAGGACATTAAAAGGGATAAAAAAATAATCTGTGTGGTAGAACAGGCTCAAGATATAATGGCGGTGGAAAAGACAAGGGAATATAAAGGAACTTACCATGTCTTGGGCGGGGCTATTTCACCCCTGGATGGTATTAGTCCAGAACATCTACGGATAAAAGAATTAGTCAAAAGGATTGAGAGTAATCCATTAGAGGAAATGATTATCGCAACCAATCCAAATGTAGAAGGTGAAGTAACCGCACTTTATCTGACTAAATTAATCAAACCGCTGGGAATAAAATTAACCCGAATAGCCTATGGCATACCTGTTGGTGGAGATCTGGAATATGCCGATGAGGTTACATTAGCTAAGGCGCTGGAAGGAAGGATACAACTATAGAAAATTATAGGGTTTCACGAAATTAAAAGGAGGTAATTGGTCACTAATTACCATTCACCAGTTACCAATTACCAGAAAATAGGAGGTATTTAAAATGTTTAAAGGTTCAATTGTTGCTCTGGTAACACCATTTAAAGATGGTCAGGTAGATAAGGAAAGGTTGTTGGAATTAGTTGAGTTTCATATTCAAGAAGGGACAGATGGGATAGTACCGTGTGGGACTACTGGTGAATCAGCGACTTTGTCCCATGATGAACACAAAGAGGTCGTAACTCTGGTTGTCAACGCAGTAAATAAACGAATTCCAGTGATTGCCGGGGCGGGGTCAAATTGCACGCGGGAATCTGTTGATTTAGCTCATCATGCGAAAAAGGTAGGTGCTGACGCTATTTTAGCCGTAACACCTTACTACAATAAACCAACACAAGCCGGACTATATGAACACTACGCCACCATTGCTAAAGAGGTTGATATTCCACTTATTCTTTATAATGTTCCAGGTAGAACCGGCGTAAATTTACAACCTGAAACCGTGGCAAAACTATCTAAAATCAACAATATTGTTGGAATTAAAGAGGCATCGGCAGATTTAAGACAACAAACTAAAATTGTTGAGCTTTGCCGTCCAGATTTTGCCTTAATCTCTGGTGATGATTTTACACTACTACCAACATTATCTATTGGTGGAGTAGGCGTTATCTCAGTCGTCGCAAACATTGTCCCAAAAGATATGGCAAATTTAATTAAAGAGTTTAACAAAGGCAACTTTGATGAGGCGAAAAGATTACATTATAAAATATTTCCTTTATGTGAGGCTTGTTTTATTGAGACAAGTCCGGTGCCTGTAAAAGAGGCATTAGGAATAATGGGTAAGATATTGCCAGAAGTAAGACTACCTTTAGTCCCATTACAAGAAACTAATCGAGAAAAACTACGGCAAACTCTAATTACCTATGGGATAGGCGTTTAGCAGATAGTTGAGCGATTACAAAGAGGGTGTTGAAAAAGTCCTCGCACCCAACAAGGGGAGAGCGTTGCAAATAAGATTGGGATTTAATGCAGGTTTTATTTAGTAATGGAGAGATAGAACTTGCCAAAGTAGGAAAAGAGATATAAAATTGGAACTTGACATCAAAGGAGGGTGTAGAATTAGGGAGTTATGGATTTGGTAGTAGCGTGAGAGGGCCTAATGTTTTGGATAAAATAAGTCGATAAAGATAACAGAAGTAAGTCTAAATTCTTTAGGAGGGGAGTAATGAATACAAAAGAGGACTTCTGTTATCAGGGTATTTCATTTCAGTCCGAAGAGGATAGTGGCGTTGGGGGAGGACTGGAAATCAAACAAGATGGGAATCGATTTTGTGTCATAGGCCGAGGGTTTAATATCGGCTGGTTACTGGATACTGCTTCGAATCGAAAGGCGGTGTTAGTGTTTATCCGGCTATTTCGAGACAAGGCAGGCAAACCATTATATACCCATCAGGAACTTTCAGAGATAGTGGGGAGTAAGAATCGGCAGGCTTCAAGCAGTCATATGGAACAATTTCATGCTTGTGGTGGCGATATATTGAAGTTTCTGAGTCGTCGTCGCAAGGTAGATGGAGAGGTAGTAGGAGCAGTATTATCAGAGTTAAAGAAGGATCCTTTAAAGGCAAAGAATGAATTATGTCAGGAAGTGAAGAGGAGGCTTAGTAGGGATGACCTGACGGAGATGAATATTCAAGCAGCGTTAGAGCAAATACCGTATGAACCATTATACCGTAGGTTAAGAGAGCAGTTGAACAAAGGGGAGGTGCATTATCAAGAGGACTATCTTTTGCAGGAGGTAATGAATAGTTTTAGTTCCTGTGGAGGCGAGCAGGGAGGTATGATGCTGGGAGAAGTGGAAGGGATGAAGGTATCAGATCCGACAGGGATACGGAATTTGTTAACGCCGGAAGTAAGTTTATCCTGCATCAACAAATCGTTGCAGATAGTATGTTTTGTGATGGCCTTGTATCATCATGAGGTTGGATTGTCTGTTCTGGGTAAATGGTTGAAGGTTCATAAGACTACGATATTACGATGGATACTTGGGTTATCATTGGAGCTTTGGCCAATAGTGTGGAGTTGGGTAAAGAAGGGGGTGAAGACGAGGAAGGTCTATATAGATGAGAAATGGCTGAAGATTCAAAAGAGATGGTATTATTGGTTTGTCGTTTTGGATGAGGGGACAGGTTTACCGATAATAACTTCACTTTTAGCATCTCGAGGGGTATGGGCATGTCGGTGGATAGGCTATCAGATGAAGAAGTTGGGTCAAATTCCTAAAGCAATTATCACGGATGGAATGGTAACATATAAATATCTCAAGGAGATCTTAGGAAAAGATGTTGAGCATCTGTTGTGCCATTTTCATTATCAACAGGTTACCAGCCGATGGGTCAAAGAGAACTTCAAAGGGAATGAACAACTTATTAAGCAGCGTAAGAAAGAGTTGAAGGAGGTCTTACAAACTAACGATAAGCGGACGGTCAAGCGGCGTTTTGAGAAACTTAGAGGAATGGCCGAAATAATGGGGATACAAAGATGGGTTTCGAATATGGAGGAAGCATTGCCGAAGCTTTTACCTGCTATTGGAAGCAAGAAATTTCCTAAGACCAATAATGCGATAGAGCGATTCTTTAGAGATTTTAATCAATTTTACAAAAGAAGGTGTGGATTCTTTTCTGTCATGAGTGCCAGGAGAGAAATCATCAGTTTTTTGGTAATGTACTTATTTCTTCAGCAGCCAGGTAGTTGCAAGGCTCCACTTGAAATGATTATGCCAGAAGTAAAAAATATGCCTTTCTATCAACTGGTTAACAATCCACTGGGTTGCCTGTTAGGACTACAAAATGTCAAGTTAAATAAAAATATGGCAGAAAATAGAACAAAACAATGCCTCGGACCTTAAATATAACGCCAAACCTTATGCAACACTCTCGCTTTTATCCCATTAAAGTTTTTTGAAATCTCCTTTACTTCAAGAACATTCATCTCTCTCTACCTTTACTCAAATTTGTATTCACCTGCAATCCCTTGAGGTCGAAAATACATAAAGCCGATGAGAAGCAGGGCATAAATCATCTGCCGCAGGTTAGCGGCTACTGAATCTGGGATCCCGAGGAATCGTAAGACTTCCGGGATAATAAGGAGAAGAACTGTTCCAACAACCGGTCCTTTCAGATTGCCCATTCCGCCAACAATGATAATGGTAGCAATGAATATTGACTCCTCTAATGTGAAGCTTGTCGGGTCGATGTAAGTAACATAATGGGCAAAGAGACTTCCGGAAATAGCTGCCATTCCAGCCGCAATAAGGAAGGCAAGAACCTTTACTCTGAATACATCCTTGCCCAGGGCCTGGGTGGCTAACTCATCCTCTCTGATTGCCTTTAATAATCTTCCAAAGGGAGAGACAAGAATTCTCCTTATCACAAAGAAAGAGCCTGCCACGATAATAAGGGTTAGCAAAAAGTATTTCGGCAAGGTGGAGAACTCAAATCCAAATAGTGATGGGACAGGTATACCAGGTATCCCATAAGGCCCTCTGGTAAGACCAATCCAGTTATACAGGATAGTAAATACAATGAGTTGGAATCCGATGGTGGCTAAGATAAAGTAGTCTCCCTTCAGGCGGAGGGATGGAAGAGAGACACACAGGCTTATAGCCATTGCCCCAAGAATACTTAGCGGAAGAGCTAAAAAGAAGTTTAGCCCCAGTTTCACCATCAGCAGGGTTGATATATAAGCCCCTATTCCATAAAAGGCAGCATGGCAAATAGAGAGAAGCCCGGTATAGCCTATTAGCAGGTTAAGGGAAAAAGCCAGGATGAGGTAGATATTTATCATAATCAAGATATGAAGTAAATAATTCATGTCTCTTCAAGCCTCCTTGTCTTGCCCATAATTCCCTGCGGACGGAAGAGGAGAAACATAATCAGAATAGAGAAAGTGACCAGGTCTTGCCATCTGGCGGAGGTCTTCCAGATGACCATATTCTGGATTATACCTAAGAATAATCCACCCAGGGCAGCTCCGGTAAAGGTCTTTACTCCACCCACAATAACGGCCACCGCCGCTAAGAGAAAGATGGAAAGGCCCATATTGGGATCAATCCCTACATCTAAAGAGACAAGTGCCGCCCCAACACCAGCCAAAAGGGAACCTACTCCAAAGGCAATGATTCTTGTCTTCTCAACATCTATCCCTACCACTTCTGCCAGAAGGGCATTATTAGACAATCCCCTTAATGCCTTCCCAAGTCTTGTTTTCATTAGGAAGATATAAAAGATGGAAAAGAGAATAACAAAGGCTATGGCATCCAAGACCTGAATCCGGGTCAGGATAATTGAACCAAAGTGGTAGGTTTTGCTTACCCGAGGGAAGATGACTTTGGTTTCGTTTCCAAAGAGGAGGGCAATTAGGTTTTGAAGAAAGATATAGACACCAAGAGAGCTAATGATGTAAGTAGCTGGTGCGGCCTCCTTTTTTCTTAAAGGGGAGTAAATAAATACCTCTATCAGGATACCCAATAGAGTTGCTCCGGCCAGGGAGAGAAAAAGGCTTGTTAGAATGTTTGTCTTAAGATTGATAAAGAGGAGATAGAGAAGGTAAGCCCCACTTGTATAAACAATCCCATGTGCAAAATGAAAAATCCCCGTAGCGCTATATATTAACCCAAAGCCCATAGCAACCAATGCGTAAACACATCCCATTACAATACCGTTAGATAGAAGCTGAATTAGCAATTAAACCTCCTATACAAATAAAAATGAGAAGAACTTGCCCAAAGTTTAACTCCAAAAGTCAATAATCTCTTTCTTTTTGGACATCTTAATCGCTCCTAATTATAAAATATAGCATACTTTTAAATTAGTGACTCTACATTTGTAGCAAATTTGTAGCAGACTCTGTTCTTTCTTATAAGGGATACTGTGTCAGTCTGCCCCTAATTCTCTTTTCTTTTTTGAGACACATTTTGAGACATTTTTCACTAAATTGAGACATTTATATTGCTCTATATCTTTTATCGCGTGTGGTTCCTTCAGCTTTTACATAACTTATCTTCTCTAACTTCTTAAAGTCTCTAAATGCGGTTTTTCTTGTAACATTGAACATCTTAGCATATTCCTTATTGGTAAGCGTTCAGGGTGTAATGAAGGAAAAATGGAAAAGTTGGGGAAAAGGGGAAATTATTTATTTATTTCCAGTCTCCGTATATCCAGTTTAAAATCAGCAAAGTTGATTAACAAACCCATCTTTTTATCTACTGCTTTCAGATAGGATCTTACCTGTGCATAATACTTCTGATTTTATTGATTAGTATTTCTCTTTCTTCCTAAAAAAGTATTGACAAGCGTTGAGGGTATATATTATACTATCTGAAAGGGTATCGGCGTTTGAGGTAAATGAAGGTATTTAATAAAGGGAAAAAGGAATTATAATCAAGGATCTTTCGAAAAGATATGAAAGAAACAAAACATAGTGAGTTTAAAAAATCAACCGGTGAGTGGAAAGAAATTGTAGAAACGGTTTCTGCTTTTTCTAACACCGAAGAAGAATTTCGTTTTGATAAGCAAATTTGCAAGAATGCTAAAATACAGCACTGAGAGAATTAACCAGATTAAAAACACTAAACCTATTAATCCCAAAAGGCGTTGGAAGAGCAACCACCTATGTCCTTAAATGATGCGGTGAATTTGCGGT containing:
- a CDS encoding YbaB/EbfC family nucleoid-associated protein, translated to MEFQNILKQVQEMGTQFKKVQKELASKKVTASVGGGMVQVTANGQKEIISITIEKAIINPQEKQMLEDLVCAGVNEALSKAQDLAVEQMMKTTGGMNIFGLLKGLV
- the recR gene encoding recombination mediator RecR translates to MYLTPSMTKLIEELSKLPTIGPKTASRLAFYILKTSPEETKRLARAILEVKEKVKNCSICYNITEQDPCDICQDIKRDKKIICVVEQAQDIMAVEKTREYKGTYHVLGGAISPLDGISPEHLRIKELVKRIESNPLEEMIIATNPNVEGEVTALYLTKLIKPLGIKLTRIAYGIPVGGDLEYADEVTLAKALEGRIQL
- the dapA gene encoding 4-hydroxy-tetrahydrodipicolinate synthase encodes the protein MFKGSIVALVTPFKDGQVDKERLLELVEFHIQEGTDGIVPCGTTGESATLSHDEHKEVVTLVVNAVNKRIPVIAGAGSNCTRESVDLAHHAKKVGADAILAVTPYYNKPTQAGLYEHYATIAKEVDIPLILYNVPGRTGVNLQPETVAKLSKINNIVGIKEASADLRQQTKIVELCRPDFALISGDDFTLLPTLSIGGVGVISVVANIVPKDMANLIKEFNKGNFDEAKRLHYKIFPLCEACFIETSPVPVKEALGIMGKILPEVRLPLVPLQETNREKLRQTLITYGIGV
- a CDS encoding branched-chain amino acid ABC transporter permease codes for the protein MNYLLHILIMINIYLILAFSLNLLIGYTGLLSICHAAFYGIGAYISTLLMVKLGLNFFLALPLSILGAMAISLCVSLPSLRLKGDYFILATIGFQLIVFTILYNWIGLTRGPYGIPGIPVPSLFGFEFSTLPKYFLLTLIIVAGSFFVIRRILVSPFGRLLKAIREDELATQALGKDVFRVKVLAFLIAAGMAAISGSLFAHYVTYIDPTSFTLEESIFIATIIIVGGMGNLKGPVVGTVLLLIIPEVLRFLGIPDSVAANLRQMIYALLLIGFMYFRPQGIAGEYKFE
- a CDS encoding branched-chain amino acid ABC transporter permease, coding for MLIQLLSNGIVMGCVYALVAMGFGLIYSATGIFHFAHGIVYTSGAYLLYLLFINLKTNILTSLFLSLAGATLLGILIEVFIYSPLRKKEAAPATYIISSLGVYIFLQNLIALLFGNETKVIFPRVSKTYHFGSIILTRIQVLDAIAFVILFSIFYIFLMKTRLGKALRGLSNNALLAEVVGIDVEKTRIIAFGVGSLLAGVGAALVSLDVGIDPNMGLSIFLLAAVAVIVGGVKTFTGAALGGLFLGIIQNMVIWKTSARWQDLVTFSILIMFLLFRPQGIMGKTRRLEET